From one Desulfurobacterium thermolithotrophum DSM 11699 genomic stretch:
- a CDS encoding GGDEF domain-containing protein codes for MNKNIKKWINECFFLNDVTGEEFNKSYNCLLGIGLLIAFVIKLIAIIKNFLFGLHEFLFIDFLFFLFLFIAIIFLKKGKGSLVPIILIFSVIFTFTYYLSSGYVYVLFWFSLIPLLAGIFYNFKITLLISLIPLIINGIVFLLELINSGNQINNSKTITASLLIKHSLTTEHLLTHIEAILSYITFTIIVFIYRLFIDNYQSSIKSLIEIDPLTEIYNRRKLLDKLKEEYEKSKRFNQPLSILMLDIDHFKRVNDTYGHQIGDLVLKKLGKILKETIRKIDIVGRYGGEEFLIVLPGTDIKGAINVAEKLRKKVENTIFPFAGKITISIGVAEQKLGGG; via the coding sequence ATGAACAAAAACATAAAGAAGTGGATTAATGAGTGTTTCTTTTTAAACGACGTTACGGGGGAAGAGTTTAATAAAAGCTATAATTGTCTTTTAGGAATTGGTTTATTAATAGCTTTTGTTATAAAATTAATAGCAATTATTAAAAATTTTCTTTTTGGATTACATGAATTTTTATTTATAGATTTTTTATTTTTCTTATTTCTTTTTATAGCTATAATTTTTTTGAAAAAAGGAAAAGGAAGTTTAGTTCCTATTATTTTAATTTTTTCGGTTATTTTTACTTTTACGTATTATCTAAGTTCAGGATATGTTTATGTTCTTTTTTGGTTTTCTTTGATTCCTCTTCTGGCTGGAATTTTCTATAATTTCAAAATAACTTTATTAATTTCATTAATTCCTCTAATCATAAATGGTATTGTTTTTCTTCTTGAGTTAATTAACTCAGGAAACCAAATAAATAATAGCAAAACTATAACCGCTAGTTTACTAATTAAACATTCTTTAACTACAGAACATCTTTTAACTCATATAGAAGCTATTCTCTCATACATCACTTTTACTATCATTGTTTTTATTTACAGGTTATTTATAGACAATTATCAATCAAGTATAAAGAGCTTAATAGAAATAGATCCTTTAACAGAAATATACAACAGAAGAAAACTACTTGATAAATTGAAAGAAGAATATGAAAAGAGTAAAAGATTTAATCAGCCTTTATCTATTTTGATGCTAGATATAGATCATTTCAAACGCGTAAATGATACTTATGGACATCAAATTGGAGATTTAGTTCTTAAAAAACTTGGGAAAATTCTAAAGGAAACTATTAGAAAAATAGATATAGTTGGTAGATATGGGGGAGAAGAGTTTTTAATTGTACTTCCTGGAACAGACATTAAAGGAGCAATAAATGTTGCAGAAAAGCTTAGAAAAAAGGTAGAAAATACTATTTTTCCCTTTGCTGGAAAAATCACAATCAGTATAGGAGTTGCTGAACAAAAGTTAGGGGGGGGGTAG
- the glyA gene encoding serine hydroxymethyltransferase, whose translation MKHLRKVDAEVFEALKCEYKRQNEHLELIASENFTSEAVMEAQGSVLTNKYAEGYPGKRYYGGCECVDIVEKLAIERCKELFGAEHVNVQPHSGSQANQAVYLAVLKPGDTILSMNLSHGGHLSHGSPVNMTGKYFNVVQYGVRKDTETIDFDQVYSLAKEHKSKLIICGASAYPRVIDFNKFREIADEVGALLLADIAHIAGLVVTGLHPSPIEACHFVTTTTHKTLRGPRGGVTMCKAEFAKEIDKAIFPGLQGGPLMHVIAAKAVAFKEAQTEDFKKYQEQVVKNAKAMAEELQRQGFRLVSGGTDTHLMLVDLTDKGITGKEAEAALGKANITVNKNTIPFDTRSPFVTSGIRIGTPAITTRGIKEDEARRIAQLIAEVLNNINDESVIEKVKQEVLEICGKYPLYEDLKEVYS comes from the coding sequence ATGAAGCATCTTAGGAAAGTTGACGCAGAAGTTTTTGAGGCACTAAAGTGTGAGTACAAAAGACAGAATGAGCACCTTGAGCTTATTGCTTCTGAAAACTTTACAAGTGAAGCAGTAATGGAAGCTCAAGGTTCTGTTCTTACTAACAAGTATGCAGAAGGTTATCCTGGAAAAAGGTACTATGGTGGATGTGAGTGTGTTGATATTGTTGAAAAACTTGCAATTGAAAGGTGTAAGGAGCTCTTTGGAGCTGAGCACGTGAACGTTCAGCCACACTCAGGTTCTCAGGCAAATCAAGCTGTTTATCTTGCTGTACTAAAACCTGGAGATACAATCCTCTCAATGAATCTTTCCCATGGTGGACACCTTTCCCACGGTTCTCCTGTCAACATGACAGGAAAGTACTTTAATGTTGTTCAATATGGAGTTAGAAAAGATACTGAAACTATAGACTTTGATCAAGTTTACAGCTTAGCTAAGGAACACAAGTCAAAGCTTATTATTTGTGGTGCTTCTGCTTATCCGAGAGTAATTGATTTTAATAAGTTCAGAGAAATTGCAGATGAAGTTGGAGCTCTCCTTTTAGCTGATATTGCTCACATTGCTGGACTTGTTGTTACTGGACTTCATCCATCTCCAATAGAAGCTTGTCACTTTGTTACAACAACGACTCACAAGACTTTGAGAGGTCCTCGTGGTGGTGTAACAATGTGTAAGGCTGAATTTGCAAAGGAAATTGATAAAGCTATATTCCCGGGACTTCAAGGTGGACCTCTCATGCACGTAATTGCAGCAAAAGCTGTTGCGTTTAAGGAAGCTCAAACTGAAGACTTTAAAAAATATCAAGAGCAAGTTGTAAAGAATGCTAAAGCAATGGCCGAAGAACTCCAAAGACAAGGTTTTAGACTTGTGTCAGGTGGAACTGATACTCACCTTATGCTTGTTGACCTTACAGATAAGGGAATTACTGGAAAAGAGGCTGAAGCTGCCCTTGGAAAGGCAAACATTACAGTAAACAAAAACACAATTCCATTTGACACAAGGAGCCCATTTGTAACAAGCGGTATCAGAATCGGAACTCCTGCAATAACAACAAGGGGAATTAAAGAAGACGAAGCAAGAAGAATTGCTCAGCTTATAGCTGAGGTTCTAAACAACATCAATGACGAATCAGTAATTGAAAAGGTTAAACAAGAAGTTCTTGAAATCTGTGGTAAGTATCCACTTTATGAAGACCTAAAAGAAGTATATTCTTAA
- a CDS encoding pseudouridine synthase, translating into MRLNKFLAYAGLGARRKVEELIKQGRVTVNGEVVENPAVEVDPKKDEVRVDGERVRLPKRFIYLAFNKPQGVLTAMEREPGDKRPIVADYFRKYPVRLFPVGRLDYNTEGLLLMTNDGELAERLAHPRYHIPKTYIAKVKGRVTPAEIERMKKGAKLVDDKGKPFFAKPIDIKLLKPSRTGRNTYVQISFDIGKNRVVRRFFDRFDHGVLKLKRIAIGPLKLGNLPKGMYRELTPEEVKKLKEVTGLDTPTS; encoded by the coding sequence ATGCGTTTAAATAAATTTCTTGCATATGCAGGGCTTGGAGCAAGGAGAAAAGTTGAAGAGCTGATAAAACAAGGAAGAGTTACAGTAAATGGTGAAGTAGTTGAAAATCCTGCAGTTGAAGTTGATCCTAAGAAAGATGAAGTAAGAGTTGATGGAGAAAGAGTTAGACTACCCAAAAGATTTATTTATCTTGCTTTTAACAAACCTCAAGGTGTTTTAACAGCAATGGAAAGAGAACCGGGAGATAAAAGACCTATAGTTGCAGATTATTTCAGAAAGTATCCTGTAAGGCTCTTTCCAGTTGGGAGACTTGACTACAACACAGAAGGACTTCTTCTCATGACAAACGACGGAGAGCTCGCAGAAAGACTTGCTCATCCAAGATACCATATTCCCAAGACTTACATAGCAAAAGTAAAGGGAAGAGTAACTCCAGCTGAAATTGAGAGAATGAAAAAAGGAGCAAAACTGGTAGATGATAAAGGGAAACCTTTCTTTGCAAAACCTATAGACATTAAACTTTTAAAGCCAAGTAGAACTGGTAGAAATACTTACGTTCAGATAAGTTTTGATATTGGGAAAAACAGAGTTGTTAGAAGATTTTTTGATAGATTTGATCATGGAGTCTTAAAGTTAAAGAGAATAGCTATTGGACCTCTTAAACTTGGCAATTTACCAAAAGGAATGTATAGAGAGCTAACACCAGAAGAAGTTAAAAAGCTTAAAGAAGTAACTGGATTGGACACTCCTACATCTTAA
- a CDS encoding transposase, translating to MEKELVILWTERIGSDTVKAIVGMVVKEFKSILEKWKIGEKASLPKPRKLNTLYSFTLETNPNMIVDKRKLQGKRKSNHIVVRIGKDYGAVKFKIPENLKVEHVKINWTALRKVTYLISYEVSESEVNLNKEFFLSIDLGVKNLISAVSNKEDLPSFIINGNPLKAFNQWVNKLSAKLQSEGKELEHKKLWNYRKKRINQLFGTVSNFIVALCLKEGIGKVVISDSLTEEYQKEGTKGKRFNQTFRHIPLGKLIQKLEYKCRLAGIEFLKEPETYTSQISAVTGNIEEISGKSKEELTEEDINKLQFTGKRVRRGLFKDLKISKVFNADLNGALNVAIKKLGKSVREKFLKLPN from the coding sequence ATGGAAAAAGAATTGGTAATCCTGTGGACTGAAAGAATAGGTTCAGACACGGTAAAAGCTATCGTTGGAATGGTAGTAAAAGAGTTTAAAAGCATCTTAGAGAAGTGGAAAATAGGAGAAAAAGCATCACTCCCAAAACCAAGAAAGCTAAATACTCTTTACTCCTTCACTCTTGAAACAAATCCTAATATGATAGTTGACAAGAGAAAACTTCAAGGAAAAAGAAAATCCAACCATATAGTGGTTAGAATAGGAAAAGATTATGGAGCAGTTAAGTTTAAAATTCCAGAAAATTTAAAAGTAGAACACGTCAAGATAAACTGGACAGCATTAAGAAAAGTAACTTACCTAATAAGCTATGAAGTTTCTGAAAGTGAAGTTAATCTAAACAAAGAGTTTTTCCTCTCAATTGACTTGGGAGTCAAGAATTTGATTTCTGCAGTTTCCAACAAAGAGGATTTACCGTCGTTTATCATCAATGGCAATCCCTTAAAAGCATTCAACCAATGGGTAAACAAGCTATCAGCAAAACTCCAAAGTGAAGGAAAAGAATTAGAACACAAGAAGCTTTGGAATTACAGGAAAAAGAGAATTAATCAACTGTTTGGAACTGTATCCAATTTCATAGTTGCTTTATGTTTAAAAGAAGGAATAGGGAAAGTAGTCATTTCCGATAGCTTAACAGAGGAGTATCAAAAGGAGGGAACAAAAGGAAAAAGGTTTAACCAAACTTTCAGACACATACCACTTGGAAAACTCATTCAAAAACTTGAATACAAGTGCAGATTAGCAGGGATAGAGTTTCTCAAAGAACCCGAAACCTATACTTCCCAAATTTCAGCAGTAACAGGGAACATAGAGGAAATTTCTGGAAAGAGTAAGGAAGAACTTACGGAAGAAGATATCAATAAACTACAATTTACAGGAAAAAGAGTCAGAAGAGGTCTTTTCAAAGACCTGAAGATCAGCAAAGTTTTCAATGCAGACCTTAATGGAGCTTTAAACGTTGCGATTAAGAAGTTAGGAAAAAGTGTCAGAGAAAAATTTCTCAAACTTCCCAACTAG
- a CDS encoding RNA-guided endonuclease InsQ/TnpB family protein, with amino-acid sequence MKLQRTLKLVLKPTEEQKQTLLETIEQYKFAYNYTCKVGWSAKTWNGIELHKLTYYTVREKTSLPSQLVISARVVATESLKSAIKRKKKGLKSKCPQSNNPAIRYDRRSYTVWLEREEVSLATVKGRQKFKVKVPDYFKQYLDWRVTSANLKYDKRLKKFFLNITCEKEFPDVEPVNYFVGVDLGLRNLAVVSTPDGKINKFFDGGHIRAVSERYFALRKRLQSKGTPSAKRHLKTLSQKEKRFRTAINHRIAKEIVSLVPAGGVIVLEKLKGIRKRIKVNKQNRRWIHSWNFAQLQQFIEYKAQAKGIRVVYVDARYTSQKCSRCGHISRSNRIDQSHFVCKHCSYSLNADLNASRNIVKNYLASLQRGEVGTGSGISLPVGRCQPSQCSGATC; translated from the coding sequence ATGAAACTGCAACGCACTCTTAAACTTGTTCTTAAACCTACTGAAGAACAGAAACAAACACTCCTTGAAACCATTGAGCAGTATAAGTTTGCCTACAACTATACTTGTAAAGTTGGTTGGAGTGCAAAAACTTGGAACGGGATTGAGCTCCACAAACTTACCTATTACACGGTAAGAGAAAAAACCTCTCTCCCTTCTCAACTCGTTATTTCTGCAAGGGTTGTAGCTACTGAAAGCCTCAAATCTGCAATCAAGAGAAAGAAGAAAGGACTCAAAAGCAAATGTCCTCAGAGCAACAATCCTGCTATCCGTTATGATAGGCGTTCCTATACTGTTTGGCTGGAAAGAGAAGAAGTCTCCCTCGCTACCGTTAAAGGAAGACAGAAGTTTAAGGTAAAAGTTCCTGATTACTTCAAGCAATACCTTGACTGGAGAGTTACTTCTGCGAATCTCAAGTATGACAAGAGACTTAAAAAGTTCTTTCTCAACATTACCTGTGAAAAGGAATTCCCCGATGTAGAACCTGTTAACTACTTTGTCGGAGTTGACCTTGGTCTCCGTAACCTTGCGGTAGTTTCTACTCCTGACGGAAAAATTAACAAGTTCTTTGATGGGGGACACATAAGGGCAGTTTCCGAAAGATATTTTGCACTTCGCAAGAGATTGCAGTCCAAAGGCACTCCTTCTGCAAAGAGGCACCTCAAGACACTTTCCCAGAAGGAGAAACGGTTTCGGACTGCTATTAACCATAGGATAGCAAAGGAGATAGTTAGCCTTGTTCCTGCTGGTGGAGTAATTGTCCTTGAGAAGCTCAAAGGAATCAGGAAAAGGATTAAGGTTAACAAGCAAAATAGACGCTGGATACACAGCTGGAACTTTGCACAGCTCCAGCAGTTTATAGAGTATAAAGCTCAAGCTAAGGGAATAAGAGTGGTTTATGTAGATGCACGCTACACCTCTCAAAAGTGTAGCAGATGCGGACACATTTCTCGTTCTAACCGAATTGACCAGTCTCACTTTGTCTGCAAACATTGTAGTTACTCCCTTAACGCTGACCTTAACGCCAGCAGGAACATAGTTAAAAACTATCTGGCTTCTCTCCAAAGAGGAGAAGTCGGGACTGGGAGTGGTATATCCCTCCCAGTGGGGCGCTGCCAACCGTCCCAATGTAGCGGTGCTACCTGTTAG
- the deoC gene encoding deoxyribose-phosphate aldolase, with amino-acid sequence MNMNNSVLPKIDYSVLKATATESDIIEAAKDTEKFNFATLCVFPKHIEIARKILPEKKVSTVIGFPLSPIPLSLKLKEIEFSLEKGAGEFDIVVNLSAIKEKNWTEVEKELKEIRKLTDKKVIKLIFECCYLTEEEKRVLCKLAIENGWDYLKTSTGYGKYGAKGEDVKLLVSCSQGRAKVKASGGIRNLESTLKFIELGADRIGTSAGKEIAYEVLHCR; translated from the coding sequence ATGAACATGAATAATTCTGTGTTACCAAAAATAGACTATTCTGTTTTAAAAGCTACAGCTACAGAAAGTGATATTATTGAAGCTGCTAAAGATACTGAAAAATTTAACTTTGCTACGCTCTGTGTATTTCCAAAACATATAGAAATAGCTAGGAAGATACTTCCAGAAAAGAAAGTCTCTACAGTTATTGGTTTTCCTCTTTCTCCTATTCCATTAAGTTTAAAGCTTAAGGAAATTGAATTTTCTTTAGAAAAAGGAGCAGGAGAGTTTGACATAGTAGTTAACCTGAGTGCTATTAAGGAAAAAAACTGGACTGAAGTTGAAAAAGAGTTAAAAGAAATTCGTAAACTGACAGACAAAAAGGTAATTAAGCTTATATTTGAATGCTGCTATTTAACAGAAGAGGAAAAAAGAGTCCTTTGTAAATTAGCTATCGAAAACGGCTGGGATTACTTAAAAACATCTACAGGTTATGGAAAGTACGGTGCTAAAGGTGAGGATGTAAAACTTCTTGTTAGCTGTTCACAAGGTAGAGCAAAAGTAAAGGCTTCTGGAGGTATTCGAAATCTTGAATCTACACTTAAATTTATAGAACTTGGAGCAGACAGAATAGGTACTAGTGCTGGTAAAGAGATTGCTTATGAAGTGTTGCATTGTAGGTAA
- the ribF gene encoding riboflavin biosynthesis protein RibF: protein MKCCIVGKFESFHKGHQSLIKEAKEKCNEVFIISIKKWKDGIFSDKERELLAEKFKVKLITFNFEEIKDLTPEEFFLKLKEAGCQKLFAGEDWKFGKGRAGNIFTAQELGKKLEIEVKVLPIKKFNGKKIGTSEIRKLLQEGKISEANKLLGFNYFCLGKVKEGNKLGRKIGFPTLNIEPEKELLMPNGVYEVRVIVDSKHFKGIANLGKRPTVSSAGKKVLEVHVPDILLPELYGKELKIEFLKFLRSEKKFSSIEELKTQIKLDVENLKRLWRS from the coding sequence ATGAAGTGTTGCATTGTAGGTAAATTTGAATCTTTCCACAAAGGACATCAGTCTCTTATAAAAGAGGCAAAAGAAAAGTGTAACGAAGTCTTTATTATCTCAATAAAAAAGTGGAAAGATGGAATTTTTTCTGATAAAGAAAGAGAGCTCCTTGCTGAAAAATTCAAAGTAAAACTAATAACTTTCAACTTTGAAGAAATAAAAGATTTAACCCCAGAAGAGTTCTTTTTGAAATTAAAAGAAGCTGGATGCCAAAAGCTTTTTGCTGGAGAAGATTGGAAATTTGGTAAAGGAAGAGCTGGAAATATATTTACTGCACAAGAGCTTGGAAAAAAACTTGAAATAGAGGTAAAAGTCCTTCCAATCAAGAAGTTCAATGGAAAAAAAATAGGTACCAGCGAAATTCGGAAACTATTACAGGAAGGAAAGATATCTGAAGCTAACAAACTTTTGGGATTTAACTATTTTTGCTTAGGAAAGGTTAAGGAAGGAAACAAACTTGGTAGAAAAATAGGATTTCCAACTTTAAATATAGAACCTGAAAAAGAGTTATTAATGCCAAATGGTGTTTATGAAGTTAGAGTCATTGTAGATAGCAAACACTTTAAAGGAATAGCAAATCTTGGGAAAAGGCCAACAGTTAGTTCTGCAGGAAAGAAAGTCTTAGAAGTTCATGTACCTGATATTTTACTTCCAGAGCTCTATGGAAAGGAGTTAAAGATTGAGTTCTTAAAGTTTTTAAGGTCTGAAAAAAAGTTTTCTTCTATTGAAGAACTAAAAACACAGATTAAATTAGATGTAGAAAACCTAAAACGTCTTTGGAGGAGTTAG
- the era gene encoding GTPase Era codes for MEEQKEKFKSGYVAILGRPNVGKSTLLNSFLGTKVAIVTDKPQTTRHRIIGVKHLKDAQIVFLDTPGIHKEKFELNRYMNEIAFGVIPDADIILFLIDARSGFTEVDKKILQKIGEEKRKDTKVIVVINKIDGVPKEELLPLIDEIHKEFPFVSDIVPLSATRGTNLDRLLDLLVKYLPEGPKYYEDHMLTDMPLEQYVAEIIREKIMLLTREEVPHAVTVQVLNIQPGDKDPNMLVIDADIVVEKDSQKAIVIGKGGQRLKRIGKLAREELEQLLGKRVYLRLWVKVKEGWRDRLDQLRGLGYSY; via the coding sequence TTGGAAGAACAAAAAGAAAAGTTTAAGTCAGGTTATGTTGCTATTTTAGGAAGGCCAAATGTAGGTAAATCAACTTTACTTAATAGTTTTCTTGGAACAAAAGTTGCTATTGTTACAGATAAACCACAAACTACCAGACATAGAATTATTGGCGTTAAACATCTTAAAGATGCGCAAATTGTTTTTCTTGATACTCCTGGAATTCATAAGGAAAAGTTTGAGCTTAACCGTTATATGAACGAAATAGCTTTCGGTGTAATTCCGGATGCTGACATAATTTTATTCTTAATTGATGCAAGATCTGGTTTTACAGAAGTTGATAAAAAAATTCTTCAAAAGATAGGAGAAGAGAAAAGAAAAGATACAAAAGTAATTGTAGTTATTAACAAAATAGACGGAGTTCCAAAGGAAGAACTCCTTCCTTTAATAGACGAAATTCATAAAGAATTTCCTTTTGTTAGTGATATAGTTCCCCTTTCTGCTACAAGAGGAACAAACCTTGATAGATTATTAGATCTTTTGGTTAAGTATCTTCCGGAAGGTCCTAAGTACTATGAAGACCATATGTTGACTGATATGCCCTTAGAGCAGTATGTAGCAGAAATAATTAGAGAAAAAATAATGCTCCTTACAAGAGAAGAAGTTCCTCACGCAGTTACAGTTCAAGTTTTAAACATTCAACCGGGAGACAAAGATCCTAACATGTTGGTTATAGATGCTGATATAGTTGTAGAAAAGGATTCTCAGAAAGCCATTGTAATTGGTAAAGGAGGACAGAGACTTAAACGAATTGGCAAGTTAGCAAGAGAAGAGCTTGAGCAACTTCTTGGAAAAAGAGTTTATCTTCGTCTCTGGGTAAAAGTTAAAGAAGGATGGAGAGATAGATTAGACCAACTTAGAGGTCTTGGTTATTCTTATTAA